A single region of the Coregonus clupeaformis isolate EN_2021a chromosome 16, ASM2061545v1, whole genome shotgun sequence genome encodes:
- the LOC121584740 gene encoding myotubularin-related protein 3 isoform X4 yields MEEEGPQSMESIHANQIFPKKPPVLEEESLQVPFPELHGEFTKYVGRAEDAIIAMSSYRLHIKFKESIVNVPLQLIETVECRDMFQLHVTCKDCKVVRCQFSTLEQCQEWLKRLNTAVRPPSCLEDLFSFPFHAWCVDVYAGEKEQHGELCRPGEHVTSWFKNEVERMGFDTQNAWRISDINSKFRLCSSYPQQLLVPAWITDKELENVAAFRSWKRFPAVVFRHQSSGAVIARCGQPEVSWWGWRNADDEHLVQSIARACAVDCSSCKHLANGSYINGTNGIIGANDLVDTDFESSLTNSSEVETLAIQPQKLLILDARSYAAAVANRAKGGGCECPEYYPNCEVVFMGMANIHSIRKSFQSLRFLCTQMPDPANWLSALESTKWLQHLSLLLKAALLVVNAVDRDHRPVLVHCSDGWDRTPQIAALSKLLLDPYYRTIEGFQVLVETEWLDFGHKFADRCGHGENSEDLNERCPVFLQWLDCVHQLQRQFPCSFEFNEAFLVKMVQHSYSCLFGTFLCNSGKEREDRQVRERTCSVWSLLRPANRALRNMLYSSHSETVLHPVCHVRNLMLWTAVYLPSSSPTTPSDESCAPYPVPGANPEDTPMGRRPKTRSFDNLPSACELGSSLAPNRRSSDPNLNEKWQDHRRSLELNIAVGPDGGGAQDGRGNGQPGAAGPQAGTADSEPEDSPEGGQTELRDRASKGLLAAGEEMELSVELTVAEGQMENILQEATEEEAGADAQREANAAAPPIAVAQTLIDANANGTGTEKEVSTSDAETDKQANINGAETITNGHHPENGTDEPEEEFSVSPASPTDFPKEQEAVEKPEEELVKQVLENCTAQEEPDHNPSTSTPSPAQPAPAAPRTMTNGFGEMTPEAAENHLPPEPKSSRHLYEVLVQVDKGASLMESSTETLTEEACTRPEAPVHVPVCPGPKPCTEGRSQPPCHRRVNGEAEPEQGAPRISNGGHKRPSISAFQSLSADPSRDGLCNGESLEGEPCSGPHKVNGERAPLSRQVSLASCSSLTHHRRGSCSQHRCLHALLGRPAATPSPEQPARSHLDDDGLTLHTDAIQQRLRQIEAGHQMEVETLKKQVQELWSRLESHHHAASLRINGDMGDEVTSMTDSEYNLDANCLSRCSTELFSEASWEQVDKNDSE; encoded by the exons ATG gaggaggagggtccgcAGAGCATGGAATCTATCCACGCCAATCAGATCTTCCCCAAGAAGCCCCCAGTCCTGGAGGAGGAGAGCCTGCAG GTGCCCTTTCCCGAGCTGCATGGTGAGTTCACAAAGTATGTGGGGAGAGCGGAGGATGCCATCATCGCCATGTCCAGCTACCGCCTCCACATCAAGTTCAAAGAGTCAATCGTCAAC GTCCCTCTGCAGCTCATAGAGACTGTGGAGTGTCGTGACATGTTCCAGCTCCATGTCACCTGCAAGGACTGTAAGGTCGTCAG GTGTCAGTTCTCCACCTTAGAGCAGTGTCAGGAGTGGCTGAAGCGGCTGAACACTGCGGTCCGCCCTCCGTCTTGCCTGGAGGAcctcttctccttccccttcCATGCCTGGTGTGTGGATGTGTACGCCGGGGAGAAGGAGCAGCACGGGGAGCTGTGCAGGCCAG GAGAGCATGTGACCTCTTGGTTCAAGAACGAGGTGGAGAGGATGGGCTTTGACACTCAAAACGCCTGGAGGATATCTGACATCAACAGCAAGTTCCG GCTGTGCTCCAGCTATCCGCAGCAGCTCCTGGTGCCAGCCTGGATCACAGACAAGGAGCTGGAGAATGTGGCAGCCTTCCGCTCCTGGAAGAGGTTCCCGGCCGTTGTGTTCAG GCACCAGAGCAGTGGGGCTGTGATCGCCCGCTGCGGCCAGCCGGAGGTCAGTTGGTGGGGCTGGAGGAATGCAGACGACGAGCACCTGGTCCAGTCCATCGCCAGGGCCTGTGCTGTGGACTGCAGCTCCTGCAAACACCTGGCAAACGGATCCTACatcaatggaaccaatggaatcaTCGGCGCCAATGACCTCGTGGACACTGACTTCG AATCGTCGCTGACGAACAGCTCGGAGGTAGAGACGCTGGCCATCCAGCCACAAAAGCTGCTGATCCTGGATGCCAGGTCATATGCAGCCGCTGTGGCCAACAGGGCCAAGGGAGGGGGCTGTGAATGCCCAG AGTACTACCCCAACTGTGAGGTGGTGTTCATGGGCATGGCCAACATCCACTCCATCCGCAAGAGTTTCCAGTCTCTGCGCTTCCTCTGCACCCAGATGCCCGACCCGGCGAA ctGGCTGTCTGCTCTGGAGAGCACCAAGTGGCTGCAGCACCTGTCTCTGCTGCTGAAGGCGGCCCTGCTGGTGGTGAACGCTGTGGACCGCGACCACAGACCTGTTCTGGTGCACTGCTCTGACGGATGGGACCGCACGCCCCAGATCGCTGCCCTGTCCAAGCTGTTGTTGGACCCATACTACCGCACCATTGAG GGCTTCCAGGTGCTGGTGGAGACTGAGTGGCTGGACTTTGGCCATAAGTTTGCTGACCGCTGTGGCCACGGGGAGAACTCTGAGGACCTGAACGAGCGCTGCCCGGTCTTCCTGCAGTGGCTGGACTGTGTTCACCAGCTCCAAAGGCAGTTCCCATGCTCCTTTGAGTTCAATGAGGCCTTCCTG GTGAAGATGGTGCAGCACTCCTACTCCTGTTTGTTTGGCACCTTCCTGTGCAACagtgggaaggagagggaggaccgTCAGGTTCGGGAGAGGACCTGCTCCGTGTGGTCACTGCTGCGACCAGCCAACCGCGCCTTGAGGAACATGCTCTACTCCTCCCACTCCGAGACT GTGCTCCACCCAGTGTGTCATGTGCGTAACCTGATGCTGTGGACGGCAGTATACCTTCCCAGCTCCTCCCCCACCACGCCCTCTGACGAGTCGTGTGCACCCTATCCTGTGCCAGGCGCCAACCCTGAGGACACTCCCATGGGCAG ACGTCCGAAGACCCGTTCCTTCGATAACTTGCCCAGCGCGTGTGAGCTGGGGAGCTCGCTTGCCCCCAACCGGCGCTCCAGTGACCCAAACCTGAATGAGAAGTGGCAGGACCACCGGCGCTCTCTGGAGCTCAACATCGCTGTGGGGCCCGACGGAGGGGGAGCTCAGGATGGGCGGGGTAATGGCCAGCCTGGCGCAGCAGGGCCTCAGGCAGGCACGGCCGACTCTGAGCCGGAGGACAGCCCTGAAGGAGGGCAGACTGAGCTGAGAGACAGAGCCTCCAAGGGGTTGTTAGCAGCAGGAGAAGAGATGGAGCTCTCCGTTGAGCTGACTGTGGCAGAGGGACAGATGGAGAACATTCTCCAGGAAGCAACGGAGGAGGAGGCTGGTGCCGATGCTCAGAGAGAGGCTAACGCTGCTGCTCCTCCTATTGCCGTGGCTCAAACTCTGATTGATGCTAACGCTAATGGaacagggacagagaaagaggtcAGCACCAGTGATGCTGAGACTGATAAACAAGCTAACATCAATGGGGCTGAGACTATCACTAATGGGCATCACCCAGAGAATGGCACAGATGAACCTGAGGAGGAGTTTAGTGTCTCTCCAGCCAGTCCCACGGACTTTCCAAAGGAGCAGGAGGCGGTAGAGAAGCCGGAAGAGGAGCTGGTGAAACAGGTTCTGGAGAACTGTACTGCCCAGGAGGAGCCAGACCACaaccctagcaccagcacccccagcccagcccagccagcccCCGCTGCCCCTAGAACTATGACCAATGGCTTTGGAGAGATGACACCAGAGGCTGCTGAGAATCACCTTCCACCAGAGCCTAAGTCCAGCAGACACCTCTATGAGGTCCTGGTGCAGGTTGACAAGGGGGCCTCCCTCATGGAGAGCTCAACAGAGACTCTGACTGAAGAGGCCTGCACCAGGCCAGAGGCCCCAGTGCATGTACCCGTCTGCCCAGGCCCCAAGCCCTGCACTGAAGGCAGGAGTCAACCCCCCTGCCACAGGAGAGTGAACGGGGAGGCAGAGCCAGAGCAGGGGGCACCCAGGATTTCAAATGGAGGACACAAGCGGCCCTCCATCAGTGCCTTCCAGTCTTTGAGTGCTGATCCCAGCAGGGATGGTCTGTGTAATGGCGAGAGCTTGGAGGGGGAGCCCTGCAGTGGCCCTCACAAGGTGAATGGGGAGCGGGCCCCACTGAGCCGCCAGGTGTCCCTGGCCTCCTGCAGCTCCCTGACCCACCACCGCCGGGGAAGCTGCTCCCAGCACCGCTGCCTCCACGCCCTACTGGGGCGCCCCGCTGCCACACCCAGCCCCGAGCAGCCGGCCCGCAGTCACCTGGACGACGACGGGCTGACGCTACACACGGATGCCATCCAGCAGCGGCTGAGGCAGATCGAGGCAGGCCACCAGATGGAGGTAGAGACACTGAAGAAGCAGGTGCAGGAGCTGTGGAGCCGCCTGGAGAGCCATCACCACGCAGCATCCCTCAGGATCAACGGAGACATGGGAGACGAAGTG ACCTCAATGACAGACTCGGAGTATAACCTGGACGCTAACTGCCTGTCACGCTGCAGCACAGAGCTCTTCTCAGAGGCTAGCTGGGAGCAGGTGGACAAGAATGACAGTGAG tga